From the genome of Halorussus caseinilyticus, one region includes:
- a CDS encoding lipid II:glycine glycyltransferase FemX — protein MSVTVEQKGITIGRVTEFEHHDWNDLVDRSPQASVFHYRESLAVQADHANARVHPLVGYKGQEPVGVFPVFETRKGGMTMAFSPAPGLWVTYAGPALLNHRKLKRRKRERRNKRFVQGCLDWIDQRLNPKFTLVRPGPDYRDVRPFEWADFDIDVRHTYSVDLTPGEDDVLMSFSSDARNNIRTEGDYRIYEGGPDEIEAIVSQVRARHDEQDESYGVTSAFVTDLYERLPEGAVRPYACEIDGEVAGGMIGLEFGDTVYRWQGGAKHDHDLPVNDLVDWAIMTDAMDRGVENYDLVGANEERLCGYKAKFGPELRSYYSMENGSRVTNALSSVYKKIR, from the coding sequence ATGAGTGTGACAGTAGAGCAGAAGGGTATCACTATCGGACGTGTAACGGAATTCGAACACCACGATTGGAACGACCTCGTGGACCGGTCGCCACAGGCCAGCGTCTTCCATTATCGGGAGTCGCTCGCGGTGCAGGCCGACCACGCGAACGCTCGGGTCCACCCGCTCGTCGGCTACAAGGGACAGGAACCCGTGGGGGTGTTTCCCGTCTTCGAGACTCGAAAGGGCGGGATGACGATGGCGTTCTCGCCCGCGCCGGGTCTCTGGGTCACGTACGCGGGACCGGCGCTGTTGAACCACCGGAAACTCAAGCGCCGCAAGCGCGAGCGCCGGAACAAGCGGTTCGTGCAGGGGTGTCTCGACTGGATAGACCAGCGACTGAACCCCAAGTTCACGCTGGTTCGGCCCGGTCCGGACTATCGTGACGTGCGACCCTTCGAGTGGGCCGACTTCGACATCGACGTGCGTCACACCTACTCGGTTGACCTCACGCCGGGCGAAGACGACGTGCTGATGTCGTTCTCGAGTGACGCCCGGAACAACATCCGGACCGAGGGCGACTACCGCATCTACGAGGGCGGTCCCGACGAAATCGAGGCTATCGTCTCGCAGGTCCGGGCGCGCCACGACGAACAGGACGAGAGCTACGGCGTCACGTCCGCGTTCGTCACCGACCTCTACGAGCGACTGCCCGAGGGCGCGGTCCGGCCTTACGCCTGCGAAATCGACGGCGAAGTCGCGGGCGGGATGATTGGGCTGGAGTTCGGCGACACCGTGTATCGGTGGCAGGGCGGCGCGAAACACGACCACGACCTGCCGGTCAACGACCTCGTGGACTGGGCCATCATGACCGACGCGATGGACCGCGGCGTCGAGAACTACGACCTCGTGGGCGCGAACGAGGAGCGACTCTGTGGCTACAAGGCCAAGTTCGGTCCCGAACTCCGGTCGTACTACAGCATGGAGAACGGCTCTCGGGTCACTAACGCCCTGTCGAGCGTCTACAAGAAGATTCGTTGA
- a CDS encoding alkaline phosphatase family protein → MADYPQTSMQTLLVGLDAGCRSVLGPLFEADAVPNLESVVETGASDALESQIPPWTPSAWPSLYTGVNPGKHGVFGFLTFDGYDWDVVNATHVRERTLWEHLDHHGKSSVVVNAPVTHPPREIDGAVVPGYTAPEDPDCHPPGLLDEIREEVGDYRVYAPRDADGREKVEWYERLVEMRGRAFRYLADRFDPEFGFVQFQQTDTVFHEFPGDHRKVRTVYEAVDRQVGTILDECNPDTVVVASDHGMGEYTGREFRPNEFLRERGLVETTTEGEGMPTWSTIADNQLQDGEEGKVESDDDPALLERGVAALASVGVTSQRIRAALDAVGLADFVAARVPTEVARAGSEQVDFPASRAYMRDRIELGVRVNLAGREPEGVVPESEYDRLCADLVDLLSGVETPDGKPVFERVAHREEVFSGPYVEEAPDVITVPREYDEFLSTRVGDGRFAPPSEPYNHKREGIVALSGEGVTTSADLSEAHLFDVAPTVLATMGVPAADRMDGSVLPAVEAVGTESYPAFDAGEQEATDDGNVEARLADLGYLE, encoded by the coding sequence ATGGCTGACTACCCGCAGACGAGCATGCAGACGCTGTTGGTCGGGTTGGACGCCGGGTGTCGGTCCGTGCTTGGTCCGCTGTTCGAGGCCGATGCGGTCCCGAATCTGGAGTCGGTAGTCGAGACGGGGGCGTCCGATGCGCTGGAGTCCCAGATTCCGCCGTGGACTCCGAGCGCGTGGCCCTCTCTCTACACCGGGGTCAACCCCGGTAAGCACGGCGTATTCGGCTTCCTCACGTTCGACGGCTACGACTGGGACGTGGTGAACGCGACCCACGTCCGGGAGCGAACTCTCTGGGAACACCTCGACCACCACGGCAAATCCAGCGTCGTGGTCAACGCGCCGGTGACCCACCCGCCGCGGGAAATCGACGGCGCGGTCGTTCCGGGCTACACCGCGCCCGAGGACCCCGACTGCCACCCGCCGGGACTGTTGGACGAGATTCGGGAGGAAGTCGGCGACTATCGGGTGTACGCCCCGCGGGACGCCGACGGCCGCGAGAAAGTCGAGTGGTACGAGCGACTGGTCGAGATGCGGGGCCGGGCGTTCCGGTATCTCGCCGACCGCTTCGACCCCGAGTTCGGTTTCGTCCAGTTCCAGCAGACCGATACCGTCTTCCACGAGTTCCCCGGCGACCACCGGAAGGTCCGGACCGTCTACGAGGCGGTGGACCGGCAGGTCGGCACCATCCTCGACGAGTGCAATCCCGATACCGTGGTCGTTGCCAGCGACCACGGCATGGGCGAGTACACCGGCCGCGAGTTCCGACCCAACGAGTTCCTCCGCGAGCGCGGACTGGTCGAGACGACCACCGAGGGCGAGGGGATGCCAACGTGGTCCACCATCGCCGACAACCAGTTGCAGGACGGCGAGGAGGGGAAAGTCGAGTCCGACGACGACCCGGCGCTCCTCGAACGCGGCGTAGCGGCCCTCGCTAGCGTCGGCGTGACGAGTCAACGCATCCGGGCGGCCCTCGACGCGGTGGGTCTCGCGGACTTCGTGGCCGCGCGCGTCCCGACCGAGGTGGCCCGCGCCGGGTCCGAGCAGGTGGACTTCCCGGCCTCGCGCGCGTACATGCGCGACCGAATCGAACTCGGCGTCCGGGTGAACCTTGCGGGCCGGGAACCCGAGGGGGTCGTGCCCGAGAGCGAGTACGACCGACTCTGTGCGGACCTCGTGGACCTGCTGTCGGGCGTCGAGACGCCCGACGGAAAGCCGGTGTTCGAACGAGTCGCCCACCGCGAGGAGGTGTTCTCCGGGCCGTACGTCGAGGAGGCCCCCGACGTGATTACCGTCCCGCGCGAGTACGACGAGTTCCTCTCGACGCGCGTGGGCGACGGCCGGTTCGCGCCGCCGAGCGAACCGTACAACCACAAGCGTGAGGGCATCGTGGCGCTCTCGGGCGAGGGTGTAACGACGAGCGCGGACCTCTCGGAGGCCCACCTCTTCGACGTGGCCCCGACGGTGCTGGCGACGATGGGGGTTCCGGCGGCCGACCGGATGGACGGGTCGGTTCTCCCGGCGGTGGAGGCGGTCGGCACGGAATCGTACCCCGCGTTCGACGCGGGCGAACAGGAAGCGACCGACGACGGAAACGTCGAAGCGCGACTCGCGGACCTCGGTTATCTCGAATAA
- a CDS encoding right-handed parallel beta-helix repeat-containing protein — MARDETARERSSEESLLNRRSYLKLAGAAAASVAAAGASSSSAKAASYDTIKVPANSKKTIKVGPGETFENKLIDITADGAHVKLLTEGSGWTVRNVGVKGQNNNMSGTYGTFYLRCTEEGEGLAENIYLGDGAVDRCGHAAMSDWDNHGTVTIRNIHVQGWAADGMYMSHAGVSKSHGMGETHVENAFLKNNNIENCRLGTPGSYIKDSVIHVESQDAVSSNQSGQVNARGLWFKEQSGMKAINCDISVTGSHAVFASDSGSGTLENCRVEGPVTGPVEQVNVSGSPDTSPPASVPMSAEEAASGKIDSSDGTTSPSSGDGQQSGDQQSGDSTDGQGDLLELVAADDASKVKYEFTVEGSARKKTSGDPTAEAGDSVTDNGDGTVTVSGVAGNGYGDAFFVDGAITSMNLDESVWTLRYAGSEVNADDLTLPNKLVVDGGNRPRQACDYSFEVSGAVRKSTDLGSVQKSDTVSDGTVTGTVFGGKDGYRFSGEVTGFDLDGPANISVEDGS, encoded by the coding sequence ATGGCACGCGACGAGACGGCACGCGAACGCAGTTCGGAAGAATCGCTCCTCAACCGACGCTCGTACCTCAAGCTTGCGGGTGCGGCGGCCGCGTCGGTCGCCGCGGCAGGCGCATCGAGCAGTTCCGCGAAGGCGGCGTCCTACGACACCATCAAGGTGCCCGCCAACTCGAAGAAGACCATCAAGGTCGGTCCCGGCGAGACGTTCGAGAACAAACTCATCGACATCACGGCCGACGGCGCGCACGTGAAGCTTCTGACCGAAGGAAGCGGCTGGACGGTCCGAAACGTCGGCGTGAAGGGCCAGAACAACAACATGAGCGGGACGTACGGCACGTTCTACCTCCGATGCACCGAGGAGGGCGAAGGGTTGGCCGAGAACATCTACCTTGGCGACGGCGCGGTGGACCGATGCGGTCACGCCGCGATGTCCGACTGGGACAACCACGGGACGGTCACGATTCGCAACATTCACGTTCAGGGCTGGGCGGCCGACGGGATGTACATGTCCCACGCGGGCGTCTCGAAGAGTCACGGCATGGGCGAAACTCACGTCGAGAACGCCTTCCTCAAGAACAACAACATCGAGAACTGTCGGCTCGGCACGCCCGGCAGTTACATCAAAGACAGCGTAATCCACGTCGAGAGCCAAGACGCCGTCTCCTCGAACCAGTCCGGACAGGTCAACGCCCGCGGTCTCTGGTTCAAAGAGCAGTCGGGCATGAAGGCCATCAACTGCGACATCTCGGTTACAGGCTCCCACGCGGTGTTCGCCAGCGACAGCGGGTCGGGCACGCTGGAGAACTGCCGCGTGGAGGGTCCCGTCACCGGGCCGGTCGAACAGGTGAACGTTTCGGGCAGTCCCGACACCTCGCCGCCCGCCAGCGTCCCGATGTCGGCCGAGGAAGCCGCCTCCGGCAAAATCGACTCGTCGGACGGCACGACTTCGCCCTCCTCGGGCGACGGCCAGCAGTCCGGCGACCAGCAGTCCGGCGACTCGACCGACGGACAGGGCGACCTGCTCGAACTCGTCGCCGCCGACGACGCCTCGAAGGTCAAGTATGAGTTCACGGTCGAGGGAAGCGCCCGGAAGAAGACTTCCGGCGACCCCACCGCGGAGGCGGGCGACAGCGTGACCGACAACGGCGACGGCACGGTGACAGTCTCCGGCGTCGCGGGCAACGGCTACGGCGACGCCTTCTTTGTGGACGGGGCCATCACGTCGATGAATCTGGACGAGAGCGTCTGGACCCTCCGCTACGCCGGTAGCGAGGTCAACGCGGACGACCTGACCCTCCCGAACAAACTGGTCGTAGACGGCGGCAACCGGCCCCGGCAGGCCTGTGACTACTCCTTCGAGGTCAGCGGCGCGGTCCGCAAGAGTACCGACCTCGGGTCGGTCCAGAAGAGCGACACCGTTTCGGACGGCACGGTTACCGGTACCGTGTTCGGCGGTAAGGACGGCTACCGGTTCTCCGGCGAAGTCACCGGTTTCGACCTCGACGGTCCCGCCAACATCAGCGTCGAAGACGGGTCCTAA
- the glmM gene encoding phosphoglucosamine mutase, protein MFGTSGIRGRIGDEVTCDLSLSVGRAVASEGYDRVVVGRDARESGEMLADAAVSGLRECGADAVRLGEVATPTVSRSVGWVDADAGLMVTASHNPAPDNGLKLWNPSGQAFGERQREAIASRVRAENFELRAWNELGEVGEWNEATERHARALVRGAAPGDLSIAVDVGNGVGGVTAEALRRLGHEVRTLDDRPDGSFPARPSEPTAENCRALSEFVGATDADLGIAHDGDADRMRAVTGRGEFVSGDLLLALFAREAASPGDEVAVPVDTSLTVADLLESQGVSVSRTRVGDVYVAERATDAGVAFGGEPSGAWIWPDETLCPDGPLAACRLAGLVSRQGSLDALVGEVESYPLRRGSVETGQKEAVVERVREQVTAAYDDVATMDGVRVGTDDGWFLVRASGTQPLVRVTAEARSEARTDELFAEARALVEDASR, encoded by the coding sequence ATGTTCGGAACCAGTGGCATCCGCGGACGAATCGGCGACGAAGTGACCTGCGACCTCTCGCTGTCGGTCGGCCGGGCCGTGGCCAGCGAGGGCTACGACCGGGTGGTCGTGGGACGAGACGCCCGCGAGAGCGGCGAGATGCTGGCCGACGCCGCGGTTTCGGGTCTCCGGGAGTGCGGCGCGGACGCGGTTCGCCTCGGCGAGGTGGCGACCCCGACGGTGTCCCGGAGCGTCGGGTGGGTGGACGCGGACGCCGGACTGATGGTGACTGCGAGCCACAACCCGGCCCCGGACAACGGCCTGAAGCTCTGGAACCCCTCGGGACAGGCGTTCGGCGAGCGCCAGCGCGAGGCAATCGCCTCGCGCGTGCGCGCAGAGAACTTTGAATTACGAGCGTGGAACGAACTCGGCGAGGTCGGCGAGTGGAACGAGGCGACCGAGCGCCACGCGAGGGCGCTTGTTCGCGGGGCCGCGCCCGGCGACCTCTCTATCGCCGTGGACGTGGGAAACGGCGTGGGCGGCGTCACCGCCGAGGCGCTCCGGCGACTCGGCCACGAGGTCCGGACGCTCGACGACCGGCCCGACGGGTCGTTTCCCGCCCGACCGAGCGAACCCACCGCCGAGAACTGCCGGGCGCTCTCGGAGTTCGTCGGAGCGACGGACGCGGACCTCGGCATCGCCCACGACGGGGACGCCGACCGGATGCGGGCGGTAACGGGTCGCGGCGAGTTCGTCTCGGGCGACCTCCTGCTCGCGCTGTTCGCCCGCGAAGCCGCGAGTCCGGGCGACGAGGTAGCGGTCCCGGTGGACACGAGTCTGACCGTCGCGGACCTGCTCGAATCGCAGGGCGTCTCGGTCTCGCGAACGCGCGTCGGCGACGTGTACGTGGCCGAGCGCGCGACCGACGCCGGGGTCGCCTTCGGCGGCGAACCCAGCGGCGCGTGGATTTGGCCCGACGAGACGCTCTGTCCCGACGGTCCGCTGGCGGCGTGTCGGCTCGCGGGACTGGTCTCCCGTCAGGGGTCGCTCGACGCGCTGGTCGGGGAAGTCGAGAGCTACCCGCTCCGGCGCGGGAGCGTCGAGACCGGGCAGAAAGAGGCGGTCGTAGAGCGCGTCCGCGAGCAGGTTACGGCGGCCTACGACGACGTGGCCACGATGGACGGCGTGCGCGTCGGGACCGACGACGGGTGGTTCCTCGTGCGCGCCAGCGGGACCCAACCGCTGGTCAGGGTGACGGCGGAGGCCAGAAGCGAAGCGCGGACCGACGAACTGTTCGCGGAAGCCCGGGCGCTGGTAGAAGACGCGAGTCGGTAG
- a CDS encoding DUF7344 domain-containing protein, with amino-acid sequence MSRADELSQDEVFEVLKSPRRRYALYYLRREGGETELSDLTEQVAAWENETTPTALSTEQRKRVYISLYQTHLPKLDEANIVEYDRDEGIVRLGDRASDLDIYLGDVSREEFPWDRYYLGLVGASSVLVAAVWLNVYPFSLIPGLILATLILVVFGVSAVVHYVAYRRGGDVGTPPELHRANGQEN; translated from the coding sequence ATGTCTCGCGCTGACGAACTCTCTCAGGACGAGGTGTTCGAGGTCCTGAAGAGTCCACGACGGCGATACGCCCTGTACTACCTCCGACGGGAGGGCGGCGAGACCGAACTCTCGGACTTGACCGAACAGGTGGCGGCGTGGGAGAACGAGACCACGCCCACCGCGCTCTCTACCGAACAGCGAAAGCGAGTCTACATCTCGCTCTACCAGACCCACCTGCCGAAACTCGACGAGGCGAACATCGTGGAGTACGACCGCGACGAGGGCATCGTGCGCCTCGGCGACCGGGCGTCTGACCTCGACATCTATCTGGGCGACGTGTCCCGCGAGGAGTTCCCGTGGGACCGGTACTACCTCGGACTGGTGGGGGCCAGTTCGGTGCTGGTGGCGGCGGTGTGGCTGAACGTCTACCCCTTCAGTCTGATTCCGGGGCTGATACTGGCGACTCTCATCCTCGTGGTGTTCGGCGTCTCGGCGGTCGTCCACTACGTGGCGTACAGACGCGGCGGCGACGTGGGGACGCCGCCTGAACTCCATCGCGCGAACGGACAGGAAAATTAA
- a CDS encoding acyltransferase yields MDPRLGDDCEVSPGATVGHRHRDDASPPVLGDNATIRSGSIVYADVEIGDDFTTGHRVLVRENTTIGDDVVVGTDTVIDGTTTIGSHVSLQTGVYVPTDTTIGSEVFVGPRAVLTNDPYPIRKDVELEGPTLENHVSVGANATILPGVTVGEGSFVAAGAVVTDDVPPETLALGAPAEHRPLPDVLEGGNDIA; encoded by the coding sequence ATCGACCCCCGACTCGGCGACGACTGCGAGGTCTCCCCCGGTGCAACGGTCGGCCACCGCCACCGCGACGACGCTTCGCCGCCGGTTCTGGGCGACAACGCCACGATTCGCTCCGGGAGCATCGTTTACGCCGACGTTGAAATCGGTGACGACTTCACGACCGGCCACCGCGTTCTCGTGCGCGAGAACACCACCATCGGCGACGACGTGGTAGTCGGCACCGACACCGTAATCGACGGGACGACCACCATCGGGTCGCACGTCAGCCTCCAGACGGGCGTCTACGTCCCGACCGACACCACCATCGGGAGCGAGGTGTTCGTCGGACCCCGCGCGGTCCTGACCAACGACCCCTACCCGATTCGGAAGGACGTGGAACTCGAAGGTCCGACGCTCGAAAATCACGTCTCGGTCGGTGCGAACGCGACCATCCTGCCCGGCGTGACCGTCGGCGAGGGGTCGTTCGTCGCGGCCGGGGCAGTCGTGACCGACGACGTACCGCCGGAGACGCTGGCGCTGGGTGCGCCCGCCGAGCATCGGCCGCTTCCCGACGTGCTGGAAGGGGGGAACGACATCGCATGA
- a CDS encoding DegT/DnrJ/EryC1/StrS family aminotransferase codes for MTDVPIADPELGEREVERVREVIESGRIADGPRVREFESEFAAFCEADHGVATSNGTTALHAAFEALGIGPGDKVVTTPFSFIASANAIRLAGAEPVFADIDPDTFNLDPTAVEEVARREDGVAAVLPVHLYGLPAEMDHLLDVADDYGLAVVEDAAQAHGAEYRGRRVGSFGDAACFSMYPTKNMTTGEGGMITTDRDDVAERASSFVNHGRPPEGGYEHVRVGHNFRMTSIAAAIGRVQLDRLPDYNETRRSNAAYLTDSLADADVVTPTVPDDCEHVYHQYTVRTDDRDGLAAYLDEAGVGTGVYYPTPIHDQPAYDGVAHAAPVAERTAEQVLSLPVHPNVSEQDLRTIASAIQEYER; via the coding sequence ATGACCGACGTTCCCATCGCCGACCCCGAACTGGGCGAGCGCGAAGTCGAGCGCGTCCGGGAGGTCATCGAGTCGGGCCGAATCGCCGACGGTCCCCGAGTCCGGGAGTTCGAGTCGGAGTTCGCCGCGTTCTGCGAGGCCGACCACGGCGTCGCTACGAGTAACGGGACGACGGCGCTCCACGCCGCCTTCGAAGCGCTCGGAATCGGACCGGGCGACAAGGTGGTGACGACGCCGTTCTCGTTCATCGCCAGTGCAAACGCCATTCGACTCGCGGGCGCAGAGCCGGTGTTCGCGGACATCGACCCGGACACCTTCAACCTCGACCCGACGGCAGTCGAGGAAGTCGCCCGGCGCGAGGACGGCGTGGCCGCCGTCCTGCCGGTCCACCTCTACGGTCTCCCCGCGGAGATGGACCACCTCCTCGACGTGGCCGACGACTACGGACTCGCCGTGGTCGAGGACGCCGCCCAAGCCCACGGCGCGGAGTACCGAGGTCGGCGCGTCGGGTCGTTCGGCGACGCCGCCTGCTTCTCGATGTACCCGACCAAGAACATGACCACGGGCGAGGGCGGGATGATAACGACCGACCGCGACGACGTGGCCGAGCGAGCGAGTAGCTTCGTCAACCACGGGCGACCGCCCGAGGGTGGCTACGAACACGTCCGGGTCGGCCACAACTTCCGGATGACCTCGATAGCCGCGGCCATCGGTCGGGTCCAACTCGACCGACTACCCGACTACAACGAGACCCGCCGGTCGAACGCGGCGTATCTGACCGACTCGCTGGCAGACGCCGACGTGGTGACGCCGACCGTCCCCGACGACTGCGAACACGTCTACCACCAGTACACGGTCCGGACCGACGACAGGGACGGACTCGCGGCGTACCTCGACGAGGCGGGCGTGGGCACGGGCGTCTACTACCCGACGCCAATCCACGACCAACCTGCCTACGACGGCGTGGCCCACGCCGCACCGGTCGCCGAGCGAACCGCCGAACAGGTACTCTCGCTTCCGGTCCACCCGAACGTCTCCGAACAGGACCTCCGAACCATCGCCTCCGCCATCCAAGAGTATGAACGCTGA
- a CDS encoding Gfo/Idh/MocA family protein, with the protein MNADSPDATNAAVVGVGNMGRHHARVYSELPNVNLVGVFDVDDQQAREVAADHGTRAMNMEALVRAADVASIAVPNQFHAEIASQCIEHGVDVLVEKPFVDDPETGRELLDRAEKAGVTVQVGHVERFNPAIRTLADIVADLDVIAVDAQRLGPPPGDRQVDESAVLDLMIHDIDVVLAILDGEPDEVNARGVRNNQYATASLEFPDAVATLTASRVTQQRIRKLSITAEECRVNVDYIDRSVEIHRHSLPEYIEDNGDVRYRHESIVERPTVETGEPLKNQLQSFVAAATSEADPVVSGEDGLRVLEVAREIDGIAADERPEAEVSVR; encoded by the coding sequence ATGAACGCTGATTCCCCGGACGCGACGAACGCCGCCGTCGTCGGCGTCGGCAACATGGGTCGTCACCACGCGCGAGTGTACAGCGAACTCCCGAACGTGAACCTCGTCGGCGTCTTCGACGTGGACGACCAACAGGCCCGCGAGGTCGCCGCCGACCACGGGACTCGCGCGATGAACATGGAAGCGCTCGTCCGCGCCGCGGACGTGGCGTCCATCGCGGTCCCCAACCAGTTCCACGCCGAGATAGCGTCCCAGTGCATCGAACACGGGGTTGACGTGCTGGTCGAGAAGCCCTTCGTGGACGACCCCGAGACCGGCAGGGAACTGCTCGACCGGGCCGAAAAAGCGGGGGTGACGGTTCAGGTCGGCCACGTCGAGCGGTTCAATCCGGCGATTCGGACGCTCGCGGACATCGTGGCCGACCTCGACGTAATCGCCGTGGACGCCCAGCGACTCGGCCCGCCGCCGGGCGACCGACAGGTGGACGAGAGCGCGGTACTCGACCTGATGATTCACGACATCGACGTGGTGTTGGCGATTCTCGACGGCGAACCCGACGAGGTGAACGCCCGCGGCGTCAGGAACAACCAGTACGCCACGGCGAGCCTCGAATTTCCGGACGCGGTGGCGACGCTGACCGCGAGTCGGGTAACTCAGCAACGAATCCGAAAGCTCTCGATTACCGCCGAGGAGTGTCGGGTCAACGTGGACTACATCGACCGCTCGGTCGAGATTCACCGCCACTCGCTCCCCGAGTACATCGAGGACAACGGCGACGTGCGCTACCGTCACGAGAGCATCGTGGAGCGACCCACCGTCGAGACGGGCGAACCGCTCAAAAACCAGTTGCAGTCGTTCGTCGCCGCCGCCACCTCGGAGGCCGACCCGGTGGTCTCGGGCGAGGACGGCCTGCGCGTCCTCGAAGTCGCGCGCGAAATCGACGGCATCGCGGCCGACGAGAGACCGGAGGCGGAGGTGAGCGTCCGGTGA
- a CDS encoding nucleotide sugar dehydrogenase gives MSLQEVVHLYGSDAPESDQREAFRSGRVPVGVYGLGKMGLPLAAVYADVSGNVVGADVDREVVASVNDGECHVEREPGLPELVAETVADGAFEATDDPAAAASRAAIHVVIVPTPITDDREADLSILRSVAEDIGSGLDPGDLVIVECTVPPRTCEDLLEPMLADAAGHDEFGLAFCPERTASGRALEDIRGAYPKVVGGADDESTRVAELVYGELTDNDVLAVSDATTAEAVKVFEGLYRDVNIALANELATLTDELGIDVNEAIETANTQPFCEIHSPGPGVGGHCIPYYPYFVINGFDADSPLLETAREVNDSMPRFTVETLTRELDAEGKSPEDATIAVLGLTYRPGVEETRATPAEPIAERLSDLGAEVLAVDPMLDDAEGFAAEKVSQDRLYERDLDAVVLVTPHEEFESVSWDRFDPLVVVDGRQSLALDDTDHRVYTIGSG, from the coding sequence GTGAGTCTACAGGAGGTCGTCCACCTGTACGGCAGTGACGCGCCCGAGTCCGACCAGCGAGAGGCGTTCCGGTCGGGCCGGGTCCCGGTCGGGGTGTACGGTCTCGGCAAGATGGGGCTTCCGCTCGCGGCGGTGTACGCCGACGTGTCGGGCAACGTCGTGGGCGCGGACGTGGACCGCGAGGTGGTCGCGTCGGTCAACGACGGCGAGTGCCACGTCGAGCGCGAACCCGGTCTGCCGGAGTTGGTCGCCGAAACCGTCGCGGACGGCGCGTTCGAGGCGACCGACGACCCGGCGGCGGCCGCGAGTCGGGCCGCGATTCACGTCGTCATCGTGCCCACGCCCATCACCGACGACCGGGAGGCCGACCTCTCCATCCTCCGGTCTGTCGCAGAGGACATCGGGTCGGGCTTGGACCCCGGCGACCTCGTAATCGTGGAGTGTACGGTGCCGCCCCGGACCTGCGAGGACCTGCTGGAACCGATGCTCGCGGACGCGGCCGGACACGACGAGTTCGGACTCGCGTTCTGCCCCGAGCGAACCGCCAGCGGGCGGGCGCTCGAAGACATCCGCGGGGCGTACCCGAAAGTCGTCGGCGGCGCGGACGACGAGAGTACGCGGGTCGCCGAGTTGGTCTACGGCGAACTCACCGACAACGACGTGCTGGCGGTTTCGGACGCCACCACCGCGGAGGCGGTGAAGGTGTTCGAGGGTCTCTATCGGGACGTGAACATCGCGCTGGCGAACGAACTCGCCACGCTGACCGACGAGTTGGGCATCGACGTGAACGAGGCCATCGAGACGGCCAACACCCAACCGTTCTGCGAGATTCACTCTCCGGGTCCCGGCGTCGGGGGCCACTGCATCCCCTACTACCCCTACTTCGTCATCAACGGCTTCGACGCCGACTCGCCGCTACTCGAAACCGCCCGCGAGGTCAACGACTCGATGCCCCGGTTCACCGTCGAGACGCTGACCCGCGAACTCGACGCCGAAGGGAAGTCGCCGGAGGACGCCACGATTGCGGTTCTCGGGTTGACCTACCGGCCGGGCGTAGAGGAGACCCGCGCCACGCCCGCCGAACCAATCGCAGAGCGACTCTCGGACCTCGGCGCGGAAGTCCTCGCGGTGGACCCCATGCTGGACGACGCCGAGGGGTTCGCCGCCGAAAAGGTATCGCAGGATAGGCTTTACGAACGGGACTTGGACGCGGTGGTGCTGGTGACGCCCCACGAGGAGTTCGAGAGCGTCTCGTGGGACCGATTCGACCCGCTGGTGGTCGTGGACGGCCGCCAGAGCCTCGCGCTCGACGACACCGACCACCGCGTCTACACCATCGGGAGCGGCTAA